Proteins from a genomic interval of Candidatus Sysuiplasma jiujiangense:
- a CDS encoding glucose 1-dehydrogenase: protein MKAIAVKPGTPGVFLTEAPEPGASGSELLLAPELVGICGTDREIISAFYGEAPPGQNMLIIGHEALCRVVEPGNSAFRKGDMVIPTVRRGCGECWSCLHGQSDMCFTGKYKERGIKGLNGYNCELVAEVPEYLASVPSGIGDAAVLTEPMTIGEKAIIQSLNLQQRVKWDCGGDFSCRKALVLGTGPVGLLAALALRIRGFEVWAADRHDDTTLRAQLLISAGVRHFNSGAGAIADLAKSVGKFDFIIEATGDAIVGLDSVPGLAPNGIMALTGIPGGAQNYQMPAVQIMRSIVLNNAIVVGIVNANISYFRTALLDMVEINRRFPGILDKILSHRFSPADYSKAYSIRDREVIKVAIDWKGE, encoded by the coding sequence ATGAAAGCCATTGCCGTGAAACCCGGAACTCCGGGCGTTTTTCTGACCGAAGCTCCTGAGCCTGGCGCGTCCGGAAGTGAACTGCTGCTTGCGCCTGAGCTTGTGGGCATTTGCGGAACCGACAGGGAGATCATTTCAGCCTTCTATGGCGAGGCGCCGCCGGGGCAGAACATGCTGATAATCGGCCATGAAGCTCTGTGCAGGGTCGTCGAGCCGGGCAACAGCGCTTTCAGAAAGGGTGACATGGTAATACCGACTGTCAGAAGAGGATGCGGAGAGTGCTGGAGCTGTCTGCATGGTCAGTCGGACATGTGTTTTACCGGAAAATACAAGGAGAGGGGAATAAAAGGTCTCAACGGATACAACTGTGAACTCGTTGCCGAAGTGCCGGAATACCTTGCATCCGTACCCTCAGGGATAGGAGACGCGGCGGTGCTCACCGAACCGATGACAATCGGGGAGAAGGCCATTATCCAGTCACTCAACCTGCAGCAGAGAGTCAAATGGGACTGCGGAGGCGATTTTTCCTGCAGAAAGGCGCTTGTTCTCGGAACGGGCCCAGTCGGTCTGCTTGCCGCACTCGCCCTGAGAATAAGGGGGTTCGAGGTATGGGCAGCAGACAGGCATGACGACACGACATTAAGGGCACAGCTGCTCATTTCCGCGGGTGTCCGGCATTTCAATTCGGGTGCCGGCGCGATAGCAGACCTTGCCAAATCCGTCGGCAAGTTCGATTTCATAATCGAGGCGACGGGCGATGCTATAGTCGGACTCGACAGCGTTCCAGGTCTCGCTCCGAACGGGATTATGGCACTTACCGGTATTCCCGGCGGAGCTCAGAACTATCAGATGCCCGCTGTCCAGATAATGCGCTCCATTGTGCTCAACAATGCCATTGTTGTCGGCATTGTCAATGCAAACATAAGTTATTTCAGGACAGCTCTTCTTGATATGGTGGAAATCAACAGGCGTTTTCCCGGAATACTGGACAAGATACTTTCACACAGGTTTTCGCCTGCCGATTATTCGAAAGCATATTCGATAAGGGACAGGGAAGTTATCAAGGTGGCAATAGACTGGAAGGGAGAGTGA